A genomic window from Dermacentor silvarum isolate Dsil-2018 chromosome 9, BIME_Dsil_1.4, whole genome shotgun sequence includes:
- the LOC119464465 gene encoding uncharacterized transmembrane protein DDB_G0289901 isoform X3: MCLGVVGHCSRSLNKPILSTAAMVPPPLDASAQFVLSDLLPHEELAAEMEDFRLVSEVTAPRRASATSSAPATSREPTRNADSTVIKKSETSGSMTKVPSPQRASANRHQYGVTADSTDDSESEDSDTTPRPFKSAARPSSGGNSKPSGSSGGNSKPSGSSGGNSKPSGSSGGNSKTSGSSGGNSKTSGSSGGNFKTSGSSSGNSTAPDEPHHSTTKEKLKTAGIVLGVGAVTGAVAVVAAPFVLAGLGFTSSGVATGSLAAGYQATLGGVIVKGSLFSLCQSAGAAGLAATGNATVALVAGSVGAAFTGVVSKTKQAKNPGNGTGDGTDTGSEAGTQERDKAEGASGTRKKGNGRYTCRECDCGSGTSKTKLTNREPTEEIEGQNTSRQNVENEKAAEKQRAFRKQDF; encoded by the exons ATGTGTCTCGGGGTGGTAGGACATTGCAGTCGCTCTCTGAACAAGCCAATACTGAG TACAGCAGCCATGGTACCACCCCCACTGGATGCTTCAGCCCAATTCGTGCTGTCGGACCTGCTTCCACACGAGGAACTGGCTGCCGAGATGGAGGACTTCAGATTAGTCTCGGAAGTGACAGCGCCACGAAGGGCCTCTGCCACATCCAGTGCACCTGCCACATCCAGAGAGCCTACCAGGAATGCTGACAGCACAGTTATCAAAAAGTCGGAAACCTCGGGATCAATGACTAAAGTCCCATCCCCGCAGCGTGCCTCTGCCAATCGCCACCAGTATGGTGTCACTGCAGACAGTACAGATGATTCCGAGTCAGAAGACTCGGACACGACACCCCGACCCTTCAAATCGGCGGCTAGGCCCTCTTCTGGAGGCAATTCCAAGCCTTCTGGCTCTTCTGGAGGCAATTCCAAGCCTTCTGGCTCTTCTGGAGGCAATTCCAAGCCTTCTGGCTCTTCTGGAGGCAATTCCAAGACTTCTGGCTCTTCTGGAGGCAATTCCAAGACTTCTGGCTCTTCTGGAGGCAATTTCAAGACTTCTGGCTCTTCTAGCGGCAATTCCACGGCTCCTGATGAGCCACATCATTCTACG ACCAAGGAGAAGCTCAAAACCGCAGGCATTGTGCTTGGAGTAGGAGCTG tgacaGGTGCTGTTGCTGTGGTTGCAGCACCCTTTGTTTTGGCTGGTCTTGGGTTCACCTCTAGTGGAGTAGCAACGGGCTCGTTGGCTGCTGGCTACCAAGCGACACTGGGGGGTGTCATCGTCAAGGGCAGCTTGTTTTCCCTGTGCCAAAGTGCGGGAGCCGCGGGACTGGCAGCCACTGGAAACGCCACAGTTGCACTGGTAGCTGGCAGCGTTGGCGCTGCTTTCACTGGTGTTGTTAGCAAGACCAAACAAGCGAAAAATCCGGGAAACGGGACTGGTGATGGAACCGATACAGGAAGTGAAGCCGGAACCCAAGAGAGAGACAAGGCAGAAGGCGCCAGTGGGAccagaaaaaaaggaaatgggAGATACACTTGCAGAGAGTGCGACTGTGGATCTGGAACGAGTAAGACAAAATTAACCAATAGGGAACCGACAGAGGAAATAGAAGGGCAGAATACCAGTCGTCAAAACGTTGAAAATGAGAAGGCAGCTGAAAAACAACGGGCGTTCCGAAAGCAGGATTTTTAA